From the genome of Ahaetulla prasina isolate Xishuangbanna chromosome 15, ASM2864084v1, whole genome shotgun sequence, one region includes:
- the PLBD2 gene encoding putative phospholipase B-like 2: MARLGLSLRILPLLLLGALAAFSPPRFPNAGGQRILEYSVLLDQASGELKLVRGWVPAAVASANLTDGIQNNGWAVLELTTNEKYNDSIQAYAAGLAEAAVSEQLIYMQWMNTLVSYCGPFTYRTDYCQKLKNYLEANLNWMEQQIEQAGMDSAYWHQVRLVLLQLKGLEDGYNGQISFPTGSFSVAPFGFLLFQLGGDLEDLESVFNKPEEEDTLGSGSCSALIKLLPGNRDLLVSHDTWSNYETMLRILKKYTLPFRTSPHSDTTIPGHTQAFSSYPGTIFSCDDFYILSSGLVSLETTIGNSNSDLWKFITPDNSVLEWLRNIVANRLARTGAEWATIFEKFNSGTYNNQWMIVDYKSFVPGAVAPQHGLLTVLEQIPGMVVTADMTELLYQEGYWASYNVPYFQDIFNTSGLPALVQKYGDWFTYEKTPRAQIFRRNQTLVRDMDSMIRLMRFNNFPQDPLSRCPGCNPPQNGENAIAARSDLNPANGTYPFGALYQRRHGATDMKVTSLELMKNYSFLAVSGPTWDDLPPFQWSSSPYCNISHMGQPDLWKFSPIQLHWG; the protein is encoded by the exons ATGGCGCGGCTCGGGCTCTCGCTGCGAATCCTGCCGCTTCTGCTGCTCGGGGCGCTCGCCGCCTTTTCTCCCCCGCGCTTCCCCAACGCGGGTGGGCAACGCATCCTGGAATACTCGGTGCTGCTGGACCAGGCGTCGGGGGAGCTAAAATTGGTCCGCGGTTGGGTACCGGCCGCCGTCGCTTCGGCCAACCTGACCGACGGGATCCAGAATAACGG atgGGCAGTGCTGGAATTAACCACCAACGAGAAATATAATGACAGCATTCAGGCTTACGCAGCTGGGCTGGCTGAAGCCGCCGTCTCTGAGCAG cTGATATACATGCAATGGATGAACACTTTGGTTAGCTACTGTGGGCCATTTACCTACCGGACGGACTACTGCCAAAAGTTGAAAAATTACCTTGAAGCCAACTTGAATTGGATGGAGCAGCAGATCGAACAAGCAGGAATGGATTCTGCGTATTGGCATCAG GTCCGCCTTGTTCTGCTGCAGTTGAAAGGCCTTGAGGACGGATACAACGGTCAGATTTCCTTCCCGACGGGCAGCTTCTCTGTCGCTCCTTTCGGCTTTCt cttgttCCAGCTGGGCGGTGATCTGGAAGACCTGGAGTCAGTCTTCAATAAACCTGAAGAGGAAGATACTCTTGGCTCTGGCTCTTGCTCGGCTCTGATCAAACTTTTACCTGGCAACCGGGACCTTCTGGTTTCACACGACACGTGGAGCAATTACGAAACCATGTTGCGGATTCTCAAAAAATATACTCTCCCCTTCCGGACTTCGCCTCACA GTGACACCACAATTCCTGGTCACACCCAAGCTTTCTCTTCGTATCCAGGCACTATCTTTTCCTGCGACGATTTCTACATCTTGAGTAGCGGATTG GTGAGTCTGGAAACGACGATCGGAAACAGCAATAGCGACCTTTGGAAATTCATCACACCTGACAACAGTGTGTTGGAATGGTTGCGTAACATTGTGGCTAACCGTCTCGCAAGGACTGGGGCAGAGTGGGCGACCATCTTTGAGAAGTTCAACAGTGGCAC ATACAACAACCAATGGATGATTGTGGATTATAAATCCTTTGTCCCAGGTGCGGTTGCTCCTCAGCATGGGCTCCTGACTGTGTTGGAACAGATTCC GGGAATGGTGGTTACTGCCGATATGACCGAACTGTTGTACCAAGAAGGCTACTGGGCAAGCTACAATGTGCC GTACTTCCAAGATATCTTCAACACCAGCGGGCTCCCAGCACTGGTTCAGAAATATGGGGACTGGTTCACCTACGAAAAGACGCCCCGGGCACAAATTTTCCGGCGTAACCAAACTCTTGTACGGGATATGGATTCAATGATCCGATTGATGAG GTTCAACAACTTCCCTCAAGATCCTTTGTCCCGGTGCCCAGGTTGCAACCCACCCCAGAATGGAGAAAATGCCATCGCTGCCCGCTCTGATCTCAATCCTGCCAATGGCACCTACCCCTTTGGGGCTCTCTACCAGCGGCGGCACGGGGCCACCGATATGAAG